The DNA window GACTGGGCCTCGAGGTGACGCTCGACTAAATTTTGGGTTTCCGATTGCGGGATCTAGAGACCGTCTCCGCCGCCCGCAGTCCACCTATGCTCCAAAATCCAAGATCCACACTATTATATGCCGTACGGAAACTCGAAGGAGATCGAAAAGAACTTCGATAACATCACCATCAGCCTTGCCTCTCCGGAGGACATCCTGGATCGGTCCTACGGCGAGGTCATGAAGCCTGAAACCATCAACTACCGGTCGTTCAAGCCGGAGATGGGAGGGCTGTTCTGCGAGAAAATCTTCGGCCCGGTCAAGGACTACGAGTGTCACTGCGGGAAGTACAAGCGCATTCGGTACAAGGGCATTATCTGTGACCGGTGCGGCGTAGAGGTGACTCGCAAGGCCGTTCGTCGTGAGCGTATGGGGCACATTACCCTCAGCGTGCCAGTGGTGCACATCTGGTACTTTAAGACGCTTCCGAACAAGATCGGCCACCTTCTGGGCCTGAAGTCGAAGGACCTGGAGAAGGTGATCTACTACGAAAACTACATCGTCATTCAGCCGGGCTCGGCCGAGCGGTTGGGTGTGGAGAAGAACCAGCTCCTGACTGAGGAGGAGTATTTCGACATCCTCTACCAGATTCGGGAGGACAACAACCGGCTCGATGACGACGACCCCGACAAGTTTATCGCTATGATCGGGGGCGAGGCAATCGAGACGATGCTGGAGCGACTGGAGCTCGACAAGATTGCGCAGGAGCTTCGCTACCAGGTCAAGACCGAGACCAGTCAGCAGCGGAAGGCGAAGGCCCTCAAGCGCCTGAATGTTGTGGAGGCCTTTCGGGAGGCGAACAAGGACGGCACCAACAAGCCGTCGTGGATGGTGATGCGCGTGATTCCGGTGATTCCGCCGGAGCTGCGTCCGCTTGTGCCGTTGGACGGCGGACGGTTTGCGACCAGCGACCTCAACGACCTTTATCGCCGGGTGATTATCCGCAACAACCGGCTCAAGCGCCTCATCGACATTAAGGCGCCGGAGGTTATTCTCCGCAACGAGAAGCGAATGTTGCAGGAGGCGGTCGACTCGCTCTTCGACAATAGTCGCAAGTCCAATTCGGTGCGCGGCTCCTCGAACCGGCCCCTCAAGAGCCTCAGCGACATGCTGAAGGGCAAGCAGGGGCGCTTCCGTCAGAATTTGCTCGGGAAGCGTGTCGACTATTCCGGACGTTCGGTGATTGTGTCCGGCCCGCACCTGGAACTTCACCAGTGCGGCCTGCCAAAGGAAATGGCCGTCGAGCTCTTCAAGCCGTTTATCATTCGACGGCTCATCGAGCGGGGGATCGTCAAGACGGTGAAGAGTGCCAAGAAGTACGTCGACCAAAAATCGCAGGACGTCTGGGATATTTTGGAGAAGGTTATACAGGGGAGGCCGGTCTTACTCAACCGTGCCCCCACGCTTCACCGTCTCGGCATTCAGGCCTTCCAGCCGGTCCTCACCGAGAGCAAGGCCATCGAGATTCACCCGCTGGTCTGTCCGGCGTACAACGCCGACTTTGACGGCGACCAGATGGCCGTGCACGTGCCGCTTTCCCACGAGGCGTGCCTGGAGAGCATGGTGCTGATGCTGTCGAGCCACAACGTGCGAAGCCCGGCCGACGGTGGGCCGCTGGCGGTGCCGAGCCAGGACATGGTCCTCGGTCTCTACTACATTACGAAGGCGAAGGCCAACCAGAAGGGCGAGGGCATGCGCTTCGCGAGTGTCGACGAGGTGCGGCAGGCGTACGACCAGGACAGGGTGGCCCTCCACGCCAAGATTAAGCTGCGCGATCCGGACGGATCGGGCGAAATCCTGAGCACGACCGTCGGTCGTGTCATCTTCAACGAGACGCTCCCCGACGGGCTGGACTTCGTCAACGAGGTGCTCACGACGAAGAACATCCGCCCGGTCATCGCGAATGTCTTGAAGAAGACGGGCTTCAAGAAGACGGCCCGCTTCCTTGACGACATCAAGGACATGGGCTTCCGGCGCTCCACGACGTCGGGCATGACGTTCTCCCTTTCCGACATCATTATTCCGGAGGAGAAGGAGAAACTCATCGAGGAGGCCAATGAGAAGGTACAGAAGGCCGAGCAGAACTACTCGATGGGCTTCATCACCGACAACGAGCGGTACAACCAGGTCATCGACGTCTGGACGAAGACGAACAACCGGGTCTCCCAGGTGCTCTTCAACGCCCTGAAGGAGCACAAGGAAGGCTTCAACCCGATCTTTACGATGGCCGACTCCGGCGCGCGTGGATCGAAGGAGCAGATTCGTCAGCTCGGCGGTATGCGTGGGCTGATGGCCAAGCCGCAGAAGAGCGTGGGCGAAGGCGGCGGCGAGATTCTGGAGAACCCGATCCTCTCCAACTTCAAGGAGGGCCTGTCGGTGCAGGAGTACTTCATTAGCACCCACGGTTCGCGGAAGGGACTGGCCGACACGGCGCTTAAGACCGCCGATGCCGGTTATCTCACGCGTCGTCTCGTGGACGTGACGCAGAGCGTAACGGTGACGGAGCACGACTGCGGCACGCTGCGCGGCATTAGCGTGGGGGCGCTGAAGGACAACGAAGAGATTGTGGCACCGCTCTCCGATCGCATCGAGGGCCGGGTATCGGTGCACGATGTGTACGATCCCCACACCGACGAGCTGATCGTCGAGGCCAACGAGCTGATCACAGAGGAGATTGCGGACCGCATTGCCGAGACCTCGATCGAGGAGATCGAGATTCGCTCGGTGCTCACCTGTGAGGCACAGCGCGGAGTGTGCACGCTCTGCTACGGACAGAACCTGGCGACCGGGCGCATGGTCGAGGTGGGCGAGTCCATCGGCGTGGTGGCCGCTCAGTCCATTGGGGAGCCGGGGACGCAGCTTACCCTCCGGACCTTCCACACGGGCGGTACAGCGACGCGCGTCTCGGCCGAGTCGACGATCCAGGCCAAGTTCGACGGCACCGTCGAGTTTGAAAACCTGCGGACGGTGACGTACGAAGACTCCGACGGTCCGAAGGAGATCGTACTGACGCGTCAGGGCGAGATCCGCATCATGGATTCCGATGAGGACGGCCGCGAACTCACCAGCTACGTGGTGCCGTACGGCGCTGAACTTACCGTTGAGGAGGAGGCCGAGGTGGAGGAGGGAGATGTTCTCGCCAGCTGGGACCCCTACAACAGCCTCATCCTCACGGAGGCCACGGGGACGGTGCGCTTCGAGGATGTCATCGAAGGCACGACCTACCGGGAAGAGACCGACGAGCAGACCGGCCACAAGGAGAAGGTCATTGTGGAGAGTCGGGAGCGCACCCTTACTCCGACGATCGTCGTCGAGACCGACGACGGCGACGAGCGAGACTACAACATGCCGGTCGACGCCCGTATCCAGGTGGATGAGGGCGATAAGGTGCAGGCCGGACAGACCCTCGCGAAGATGCCGCGCCAGGCCGCACAAACCAGCGACATTACCGGGGGTCTGCCGCGCGTCGAGGAGCTTTTCGAGGCCCGCACCCCCGACGAACCGGCCGAGGTCAGCGAGATCGACGGCATTGTGAGCTTCGGCGACCGGAAGCGCGGTTCGCAGGAGGTCATCGTCACGAGCCGCGACGGGGAGATGGAGAAGAGCTACATGGTTTCTCTCTCCAAGCACATGCTCGTCCATGAGGGCGACTACGTGGAGGCCGGCGACCGGCTTTCGGACGGCCAGATTGCCCCGCACGACATCCTGTCAATCAAGGGGCCGCGCGCCGTGCAGGAGCACCTCCTCAACGAAGTGCAGGAGGTTTACCGCCTCCAGGGCGTCGACATCGACGACAAACACTTCGAGGTTGTGATCCGGCAGATGATGAAGCGGGTGAACATTACCTCGCCGGGCGACACCCACTTCCTCGAAGAGGACGTGGTGGATCGCCAGAAGATGGCCGAGGCCAACGACGAGCTCTACGACAAGTTTGTCGTAACCGACCCGAGCGATGCCGACGTGAAGATCGGCGAGATCATCAGTCGGCGGCGACTCCGAGAGCTGAACTCCGACCTGAAGCGGGAAGACAAGCCGGAGATTGAGGTTCGTGAGGCTCGGCCTGCTGTGGGTGAGCCGGTCCTGCTTGGCATCACGAAGGCGTCGCTTGCGACCGACTCCTTCATCTCGGCGGCCTCCTTTCAGGAGACGACGAAGGTGCTCACGAACGCGGCCATCGAGGCGAAGACCGACCCGCTCGACGGGCTCAAGGAGAACGTCATCGTGGGCCACTCGATTCCGGCCGGAACGGGACAGCGGCAGTATCGCGACCTCGTGGTGGGCTCGAAGTCCGAACTCGAGGAACTGCAGGCGGCCATTGGCGGCGACGGCGAGGCGGCCGGTGGCGATGGAGCTGCCGGCGACGGCGCGCCGAGCGAGGACGAGGTTGAGCAAATCGAGGCCTCCTCTGAGTCGGAGGGATAAGCCTGAGCACGCTACGTGCTTTCCACATTTGATTGAATGTAGAAGGCCCCAGCACCTTGTGGTGTTGGGGCCTTTTTACAGGGCTCTAGCAGCCGAGTCAAAACAATCACGTCAGGTGCTGGGCGCATCTCGATCTCATCGGCAGGCATGCGCCATGTGCTGATAACGCCGTGGATCTATCCCCTTTTGCCAAGCCGACGGGGGCTCAAAAGTCCCTAATCCCAACGGTTGACATCGAAAACCACGCACCATTTCTGCTTGTACGCAGACGAGTTGGCGAGGGGGACTTCCTTCGGGGGGGCGGCGAGCACGTCCTGACCACTGTTCTCTCTGTGCTATGACGATCTTTGATGCGCTGGTGCTGTTGGGGGCCGCCTTCGGAATTGGAGGGCTCGTCGCTGGGGGAGAGGGTCTCCGACGGATGGGCGTGTCGGCCACCGGGACGCGACGGATTGTTCATGCCGGAGTGTGTGTTTTCGTCGCCGCCGCGCCCTGGGCGTTCTCCGGGCCGGGTCCCCTATATCTCCTTGCGGGAGGCTTCGTTCTAGTCAATGCGGGCGCGTGGGGACTCGGCTGGTGGCCGAGTGTGCACGCTGCTCGGCCGTCGAGTTGGGGCACCATCGCGCTCCCCGCGGCCGTGCTGCCGGCCTTGGCTGTTACGTGGAGCGCGGCGCCCAGTCGAATTCCCCTCTTTCAGATCGCGTTTCTAGTAGTTGGACTGGCCGATCCAGTCGCGGCCTGGGTGGGGCAGCAGTACGGACAGCGGCGTCTTACGGACTCGGCAACCCTGTGGGGGATCTTGGCCTTTGCGGGAAGTGCATTCCTGCTCGTGACACTTGTCCTTCAGGGAACGGGGAAGCCCTTGGCGTATGCGGTGTCCGTTGCCGTACTGGTTGCCGTGGCAGCCACGACGGTGGAGGCAATCAGTCAGAACGGATGGGACAACCTCACCGTCGTCATTGCGATTCTTTCGGTACTGGTGCCGGTATGGGAGGGGACTGTGCCTCTTGTTCACATGGCAGGAGCGATGGCGGTGGGGGCAGGCGTTGGAGCAGGGGCGTGGTGGGCAGGGACGCTCGACGGGCCCGGAGCATCCGCGGGGGCCCTCTTCGCAGCGTCCCTTGTCGGTCTCGGCGGCGCTCCGTGGGCCGTGCCCGCGCTCGCGTTCTTCGTTCTGTCGAGTGCGTTGTCCGCCCTTCCGGCACGGGATGATAGGGGACCGGCCCCAGATGTTCGGCGCACACTTCGTCAGGTGATGGCCAATGGAGGAGGGGCCTGGGCGCTTCTCCTCATTTGCGCCCTTGGAGCCGGAGGAACGGTCCTTTGTGCAGGCTGCTACGCAGGATTTCTCGGCGCTCTGGCGTCCGCCGCGGCCGACACCTGGGCGACCGAAGTGGGAACGCGATACGCCGGACGTCCTGTTTCGCTGATCGATGGAATGCGGGTATCGAGGGGGGCATCGGGGGCAATTTCCGTGCTTGGGACCGTTGCGGCTCTTTTGGGGGCCGCCACCGTGGCCCTCGCTGCTCACGTGTCGGCCTCCGGGGATCTCCTTGGGGCAGTACCGGTGGGAGGAATCATCGGGGCCGGCCTGATTGGGATGGGATGCGATAGTCTCGTGGGGGCGACGCTCCAGGCGCAGTACGCGCCGCGGGCAGGAACGGCAGCGCCCGAGCGCCCAGCTACGCCAACGGAACGGCCGGTTCGTGGGTGGGGGATGGTGGACAACGACGTGGTGAATGGGATCGGGTCCACCGGAGGCGCAATCGCGGCTGTGCTTTTCTGGCTGATATAGCAGGGGGCGTAAGAGTAACCTTCACGAGATCGGTGCTCGACGTGGTTGTATGGCCACGCGCTCTCTTTTTATTTATGTATCGGTACTACCTTCCTGTCGCTCGTGACTCTACCGAAATGACGTGTGTCCATGGCCTGGTATAAACAGCTGCACTGGCAAATCCTTATTGGTCTCGTTCTTGGTCTTGCCTACGGAGTCGTTGCGGCGAGTGCCGGGTGGGCCGGATTTACGAGCGACTGGATTGCGCCGTTCGGGACCATCTTCCTGAACTTGCTGAAGCTGATCGCGGTCCCCCTCATTTTGGCTTCATTGGTGGTAGGAGTAGCGTCGCTCCGAGATCTCAAGAAACTCTCCCGAATTGGGGGAAAGACGCTAGGGCTGTACCTGCTCACTACCACGATCGCACTTACGCTCGGGCTCGTTCTGGTGAATACCCTACAGCCCGGCAACACTGTGACCCAGGAAACCCAGACGAAGTTGGAGCAGACCTATCAGGATGAGGTTGAGATGAGCAAGAAGCTCGCCTCAGACGCAAAAAACCGTGGTCCCCTCCAGCCGCTCGTTGATCTGGTGCCCGCCAACTTCTTCAGTTCGGCGTCGGACAATGGAAATATGCTCCAGATCGTGTTCGTTGCCATTTTCATCGGCATCGGTCTGCTTCTAATTCCGAAAGAGGATGCCGAACCCTTACTCTCGTTCTTTCGGAGTCTGAATGAGCTCGTGATCAGGCTCATTGACCTCATTATGTATACGGCGCCGATCGGGGTCTTCGGGCTGCTCGCGGACGCCATCACGTCCATTGCTACGGGAAGTGCGGGCAACATCGTGAGTTTGCTTGGGGCGCTCGGGTTCTATTGTCTGACCGTGGTGATTGGGCTGGCGATCATGGTCTTTCTTGTGTATCCCATCTTTATGTCGCTCTTCACGCCGGTTGCAGTGGGCGACTACTTCCAGGCCATCCTGCCGGCGCAGCTCGTGGCGTTTTCGACCTCGTCGAGCGGCGGCACCCTGCCGGTGACGATGGAAGTGTCGGAGAAAAACCTTGGGGTGTCGGAGGAGATTGCGTCGTTCGTACTGCCGCTCGGAGCGACCATCAATATGGATGGCACGGCCCTCTACCAGTCGGTCGCGGCCGTTTTCATTGCCCAGGTGCTTGGCATTGGGCTTGCCATCTCCCAGCAACTGAACATTGTGCTGTTGGCAACGCTGGCTTCGATCGGGGCCGCCGCGGTGCCGAGCGCCGGAACTGTTATGCTCGTCGTGATCCTGGAGTCGATTGGCGTGCCCAGCGCTGGCATCGCGCTCATCTGGGCGGCAGACCGGCCCCTCGACATGCTTCGCACGACAAACAACGTGACGGGCGACACGATGGTCGCTTCTGTCATCGCGCAGTCCGAAGGGCAGCTGAATTTTCCGACCAACGGGGTGCAGATGGACGTGATGGACGTGCAGGACACTCCTCAGACGGAGTCTGCGGAGGAGACCACTGCCTGACCCGTCGGCTCGAAACGATTCCGTCACGACTCGGCACCGGGGGGAAGCGGACGGAAAGGGAGGCACGGATATCGGTTCTACAGATCCGGAGTTTTGCTCGCCAATCTCCTTGATTCATGTCTGCTGTTCCTCCTGCTCGCGTTCGGGCTCTCAACGATGCCGCCGTTCGGGGCACGCGCCGGTACGTTCTGTACTGGATGCAGCAGTCGCAGCGGGCCCAGCACAACCCCGCATTGGACTATGCCATTCAGCGGGCCAACGACTTGGGGAAGCCGCTCCTCGTCGTCTTTGGGCTGACGGACGACTATCCGGAGGCCAATCGTCGTCATTACACGTTCATGCTCGAGGGGCTCCGAGAGACGCAGGAGGCGATGCAAGAGCGGGGAGTCATGATGGTTGTGCGTCACGGGGCGCCCGATGCGGTCGCGCTGTCGTATGCGGATGCCGCCGCGGTGCTGGTGACCGATCGGGGATACCTGCGTCATCAGAAGCGGTGGCGGCGACGGGTAGCCGATGAAGCATCCTGTCTGGTGACGGAAGTGGAAGGGGACGTAGTGGTGCCGGTCGAGACGGTCACCGACAAGGCAGAGTACGCCGCCCGCACGATCCGTCCGAAGATTCACGAGCACCTCGACCGGTTTCTTGCGCTTCCTGAGCCGGCTTCAGTTCGCATTCCGTCGATGGACCTAGAGGTGGACGACGGCCTCGTCCTCAACAATGTAGAGGCGGTTGCAGACCAACTGGACCTGGATGACAGCGTGGCTCCTGTCCGGGCTCTGTACCGCGGCGGCTTTTCGGAAGCGGAGGCGATTCTGGAGTCTTTCCAGCAGAAGCACCTGGACGGCTACGACGAGAACCGAAATCAGGTGCAGTCGAGTGCGGTTTCGCACATGAGCAAGTATCTGCACTTTGGACAGATCTCGCCGGTGTGGCTGGCCCAGCAGATCCAAGAGACGGAGGCGCCGGAGGAGGACATTGAGTCCTACCTTGAAGAGCTGATTGTTCGACGAGAGCTGGCCGTCAACCACGTACATTTTCGGCCGGATACCTACGACGACTTCGCGTGCCTTCCAGAGTGGGCGCGCGAGACGCTCACCGATCATGCCGACGATGAGCGCGAGCATGTGTACACCCAGACGGAGTTGGAGGGAAGCAATACACACGATCCGTACTGGAACGCCGCGATGAAGGAGATGCGAGAGACCGGTTACATGCATAACTACATGCGCATGTACTGGGGCAAGAAAATTCTGGAATGGTCTCCTGATCCCCAAACGGCCTTTGAATGGACGCTGGCGCTCAATAACCGATATTTTCTGGATGGACGGGATCCAAACTCTTACGCAAATGTGGCCTGGGTCTTCGGGCTACACGACCGCGGCTGGAAGGAGCGTCCAGTGTACGGGAAGGTGCGGTACATGAGTAAGGGGGGGCTTGAGCGGAAGGCCGACCCCGACGCTTACGTGGAAAAAGTAGATCGCCTGTCGGCTGAGGCACAGGCTCCCTCCGAACGGAATCGTGGATGATCAACGCCATGGATAACACCCGAAAAGGTCAACTATTTCACCTCACGTTTTGGGGCGCTGCCCTCTTGTACGTATGGGTGATTGCAATGCTCTGGCTTGGTCCGGAGTGGGGAATGTCGGGACGTACCTACTTCTTTGTCGCCATTTTGCCCGCTGTTGTGGGGGTTGTGTCGATGGCGGCCGCAGTAGGGCTCTACATGGATCTGTATCAAGACGACTCCTGAAGCGTCCCGAGTACACGTCTATGCGACGATCTCCTTTGGTACCAGTGTCCCAAGCGTCGTTGGGGCACGGAAGTGTGGACGTATGGATGTGGACGTCACGTTCATCCGCGCCTCCAGACTTCCATACCCACGCGAGGCCGAAGGTCCGCTGACGCAGTACCCCTTGCAGCCGGAGGCGATATGCCGTCGAGGCGAATCAGAAGGCGTGCGCAGAGGGCTATACTGTCGCCTGCTCGGTCGTCTTGGTATTGATCCAGGCTGGATTGATGCCCCCGATGATGCTCCCGTAGATGAGATGCAGCACGA is part of the Salinibacter sp. 10B genome and encodes:
- the rpoC gene encoding DNA-directed RNA polymerase subunit beta'; this encodes MPYGNSKEIEKNFDNITISLASPEDILDRSYGEVMKPETINYRSFKPEMGGLFCEKIFGPVKDYECHCGKYKRIRYKGIICDRCGVEVTRKAVRRERMGHITLSVPVVHIWYFKTLPNKIGHLLGLKSKDLEKVIYYENYIVIQPGSAERLGVEKNQLLTEEEYFDILYQIREDNNRLDDDDPDKFIAMIGGEAIETMLERLELDKIAQELRYQVKTETSQQRKAKALKRLNVVEAFREANKDGTNKPSWMVMRVIPVIPPELRPLVPLDGGRFATSDLNDLYRRVIIRNNRLKRLIDIKAPEVILRNEKRMLQEAVDSLFDNSRKSNSVRGSSNRPLKSLSDMLKGKQGRFRQNLLGKRVDYSGRSVIVSGPHLELHQCGLPKEMAVELFKPFIIRRLIERGIVKTVKSAKKYVDQKSQDVWDILEKVIQGRPVLLNRAPTLHRLGIQAFQPVLTESKAIEIHPLVCPAYNADFDGDQMAVHVPLSHEACLESMVLMLSSHNVRSPADGGPLAVPSQDMVLGLYYITKAKANQKGEGMRFASVDEVRQAYDQDRVALHAKIKLRDPDGSGEILSTTVGRVIFNETLPDGLDFVNEVLTTKNIRPVIANVLKKTGFKKTARFLDDIKDMGFRRSTTSGMTFSLSDIIIPEEKEKLIEEANEKVQKAEQNYSMGFITDNERYNQVIDVWTKTNNRVSQVLFNALKEHKEGFNPIFTMADSGARGSKEQIRQLGGMRGLMAKPQKSVGEGGGEILENPILSNFKEGLSVQEYFISTHGSRKGLADTALKTADAGYLTRRLVDVTQSVTVTEHDCGTLRGISVGALKDNEEIVAPLSDRIEGRVSVHDVYDPHTDELIVEANELITEEIADRIAETSIEEIEIRSVLTCEAQRGVCTLCYGQNLATGRMVEVGESIGVVAAQSIGEPGTQLTLRTFHTGGTATRVSAESTIQAKFDGTVEFENLRTVTYEDSDGPKEIVLTRQGEIRIMDSDEDGRELTSYVVPYGAELTVEEEAEVEEGDVLASWDPYNSLILTEATGTVRFEDVIEGTTYREETDEQTGHKEKVIVESRERTLTPTIVVETDDGDERDYNMPVDARIQVDEGDKVQAGQTLAKMPRQAAQTSDITGGLPRVEELFEARTPDEPAEVSEIDGIVSFGDRKRGSQEVIVTSRDGEMEKSYMVSLSKHMLVHEGDYVEAGDRLSDGQIAPHDILSIKGPRAVQEHLLNEVQEVYRLQGVDIDDKHFEVVIRQMMKRVNITSPGDTHFLEEDVVDRQKMAEANDELYDKFVVTDPSDADVKIGEIISRRRLRELNSDLKREDKPEIEVREARPAVGEPVLLGITKASLATDSFISAASFQETTKVLTNAAIEAKTDPLDGLKENVIVGHSIPAGTGQRQYRDLVVGSKSELEELQAAIGGDGEAAGGDGAAGDGAPSEDEVEQIEASSESEG
- a CDS encoding DUF92 domain-containing protein, producing MTIFDALVLLGAAFGIGGLVAGGEGLRRMGVSATGTRRIVHAGVCVFVAAAPWAFSGPGPLYLLAGGFVLVNAGAWGLGWWPSVHAARPSSWGTIALPAAVLPALAVTWSAAPSRIPLFQIAFLVVGLADPVAAWVGQQYGQRRLTDSATLWGILAFAGSAFLLVTLVLQGTGKPLAYAVSVAVLVAVAATTVEAISQNGWDNLTVVIAILSVLVPVWEGTVPLVHMAGAMAVGAGVGAGAWWAGTLDGPGASAGALFAASLVGLGGAPWAVPALAFFVLSSALSALPARDDRGPAPDVRRTLRQVMANGGGAWALLLICALGAGGTVLCAGCYAGFLGALASAAADTWATEVGTRYAGRPVSLIDGMRVSRGASGAISVLGTVAALLGAATVALAAHVSASGDLLGAVPVGGIIGAGLIGMGCDSLVGATLQAQYAPRAGTAAPERPATPTERPVRGWGMVDNDVVNGIGSTGGAIAAVLFWLI
- a CDS encoding dicarboxylate/amino acid:cation symporter: MAWYKQLHWQILIGLVLGLAYGVVAASAGWAGFTSDWIAPFGTIFLNLLKLIAVPLILASLVVGVASLRDLKKLSRIGGKTLGLYLLTTTIALTLGLVLVNTLQPGNTVTQETQTKLEQTYQDEVEMSKKLASDAKNRGPLQPLVDLVPANFFSSASDNGNMLQIVFVAIFIGIGLLLIPKEDAEPLLSFFRSLNELVIRLIDLIMYTAPIGVFGLLADAITSIATGSAGNIVSLLGALGFYCLTVVIGLAIMVFLVYPIFMSLFTPVAVGDYFQAILPAQLVAFSTSSSGGTLPVTMEVSEKNLGVSEEIASFVLPLGATINMDGTALYQSVAAVFIAQVLGIGLAISQQLNIVLLATLASIGAAAVPSAGTVMLVVILESIGVPSAGIALIWAADRPLDMLRTTNNVTGDTMVASVIAQSEGQLNFPTNGVQMDVMDVQDTPQTESAEETTA
- a CDS encoding deoxyribodipyrimidine photo-lyase translates to MSAVPPARVRALNDAAVRGTRRYVLYWMQQSQRAQHNPALDYAIQRANDLGKPLLVVFGLTDDYPEANRRHYTFMLEGLRETQEAMQERGVMMVVRHGAPDAVALSYADAAAVLVTDRGYLRHQKRWRRRVADEASCLVTEVEGDVVVPVETVTDKAEYAARTIRPKIHEHLDRFLALPEPASVRIPSMDLEVDDGLVLNNVEAVADQLDLDDSVAPVRALYRGGFSEAEAILESFQQKHLDGYDENRNQVQSSAVSHMSKYLHFGQISPVWLAQQIQETEAPEEDIESYLEELIVRRELAVNHVHFRPDTYDDFACLPEWARETLTDHADDEREHVYTQTELEGSNTHDPYWNAAMKEMRETGYMHNYMRMYWGKKILEWSPDPQTAFEWTLALNNRYFLDGRDPNSYANVAWVFGLHDRGWKERPVYGKVRYMSKGGLERKADPDAYVEKVDRLSAEAQAPSERNRG